The following are from one region of the Hymenobacter sp. YIM 151858-1 genome:
- a CDS encoding TonB-dependent receptor, giving the protein MRQLYPCLLALGGALLATPALAQSEAGVSGVVRNDAGEPIPGATVFLKGTLVGTGTNYLGQFSLPADFSRGPVIISISFVGYETRELELSKPTPDVVVTLNEAVTLNEVVVAASRVEESLQQAPVTIEKVGAQQIMRVPPPDVLASLNSYKGIDVNSSSMVMSSLSTRGFNSPKSERVIQLVDYFDTQSPSLNVNSGNLTGIPELDIASIEVIHGPASALYGANAFNGVVLLNSKDPFVTEGLSARVRGGERSYLDGQLRYAKKFGNKLAFKLVGSYLTGQDWMASNFDPTNKRLVPTNNDANSPLGYDAVNRYGDVSNTFRAGQPFPTGVSSELVGKTVFMPGFSEQTLIGDDDKAQSYKVVPTLSYLLTDKLKATVSASLARGTASYQSASRYRLRDFGTNQYRGELKGERWFLRGSSTQDFGNNSYDLGFLGAFLQTSPNAEGSSTSYAQQYFGTYNFAYKQARAAGQTPEQALASAQAAANRTQLDPNSERFGQLRSKIISDPTPGAGARLKPSSLLNEGNAQYDFRFGQHTNLIVGASYRKFRLGSNGQFFSDDNQRIQNHELGGYTQLAHQMLDDRLKLALAVRVDDFKNFDPAVSPRASVVYSAGANKQHSFRASYGKAFRSPTQLDQYVRLDVGQVLLLGNVDNGFQGYALNAQGVGGEINLAPLKLERLSTYEGGYRGVFANKLSVDINYFRSQYNDFIGGRRFIGNTNGTRPTPQELQAAAPQFQNKALPTRVLQVWTNADQEVRTQGAALGLSYNVAKPLTVTANYSLNVLDRSNIADPEFQTYFNTPKHKYNVGANGATGQFSYSLNYRWAQGHLYETPFAIGELSDYSALDAYVGYALPKLASTLQVGASNILDSNNVQIYGGPQIGRLAYVGLLVDIK; this is encoded by the coding sequence ATGCGGCAACTATACCCCTGCCTGCTTGCTTTGGGCGGCGCGCTGTTAGCAACCCCTGCGCTTGCCCAGTCGGAAGCCGGTGTTAGCGGCGTCGTACGCAACGATGCCGGCGAACCTATACCCGGCGCTACCGTTTTCCTGAAAGGCACCCTCGTTGGCACCGGCACCAACTACCTAGGGCAGTTTTCGCTGCCGGCCGATTTCAGCCGTGGGCCCGTTATCATTTCCATCTCGTTTGTGGGCTACGAAACGCGCGAGTTGGAGCTGAGCAAGCCTACCCCCGACGTGGTGGTGACGCTGAACGAAGCCGTAACACTGAACGAAGTTGTAGTAGCAGCCTCGCGCGTAGAGGAATCGTTGCAGCAAGCCCCCGTAACCATCGAGAAGGTTGGCGCTCAGCAGATTATGCGCGTACCCCCGCCCGATGTACTGGCCAGCCTGAACAGCTACAAAGGCATCGACGTGAACTCGAGCAGCATGGTGATGAGCAGCCTCAGCACCCGCGGCTTCAACTCGCCTAAGTCGGAGCGCGTGATTCAGCTGGTCGATTACTTCGACACCCAGTCGCCTTCGCTGAACGTAAACTCGGGCAACCTCACCGGTATTCCGGAGCTTGACATTGCCAGCATTGAGGTAATTCACGGCCCGGCTTCGGCGCTGTACGGTGCCAACGCCTTCAACGGCGTGGTACTGCTGAACTCGAAAGACCCGTTTGTGACGGAAGGCCTGAGCGCCCGCGTACGCGGCGGCGAACGGTCGTACCTCGACGGGCAGCTGCGCTACGCCAAGAAGTTCGGCAACAAGCTAGCCTTCAAGCTGGTAGGCAGCTACCTCACCGGCCAGGACTGGATGGCCAGCAACTTCGACCCGACCAACAAGCGCCTGGTGCCGACCAACAACGACGCCAACTCGCCGCTGGGCTACGATGCCGTAAACCGCTACGGGGATGTGTCGAACACCTTCCGCGCTGGCCAGCCCTTCCCCACGGGCGTGAGCTCCGAGCTGGTAGGCAAAACGGTGTTTATGCCGGGTTTTAGCGAGCAAACGCTGATTGGCGACGACGACAAAGCCCAGTCGTACAAAGTGGTGCCCACGCTTTCGTACCTGCTGACGGATAAGCTGAAGGCTACCGTAAGCGCCAGCCTGGCCCGCGGCACCGCCAGCTACCAGAGCGCCAGCCGCTACCGCCTGCGCGACTTCGGCACCAACCAGTACCGCGGCGAGCTGAAAGGCGAGCGGTGGTTTCTGCGGGGCTCCTCGACCCAGGACTTCGGCAACAACAGCTACGACCTAGGCTTCCTGGGCGCGTTTCTGCAAACCTCGCCCAACGCCGAAGGCTCCAGCACCTCGTACGCGCAGCAGTACTTTGGCACGTACAACTTCGCCTACAAGCAGGCCCGCGCAGCCGGCCAGACGCCCGAGCAAGCCTTGGCCAGTGCTCAGGCAGCAGCCAACCGCACGCAGCTCGACCCGAACAGCGAGCGGTTCGGCCAGCTGCGCTCCAAGATTATCAGCGACCCCACCCCCGGTGCGGGTGCCCGCCTGAAGCCCAGCTCGCTGCTGAATGAAGGCAACGCGCAGTACGATTTCCGCTTCGGCCAGCACACCAACCTGATCGTGGGTGCCTCGTACCGCAAGTTCCGCCTAGGTTCAAACGGCCAGTTCTTCTCCGACGACAACCAGCGCATCCAGAACCACGAGTTGGGCGGCTACACCCAGCTGGCTCACCAGATGCTCGACGACCGCCTGAAGCTGGCCTTGGCCGTGCGCGTCGACGATTTCAAGAACTTCGACCCGGCGGTGTCGCCGCGGGCTTCGGTGGTGTACTCGGCCGGCGCCAACAAGCAGCACAGCTTCCGCGCCAGCTACGGCAAGGCGTTCCGCTCGCCCACGCAGCTCGACCAGTACGTGCGCCTCGACGTGGGCCAGGTGTTGCTGCTCGGCAACGTAGACAACGGATTCCAGGGCTATGCGCTGAACGCGCAGGGCGTAGGCGGCGAGATTAACCTGGCCCCCCTGAAGCTGGAGCGCCTGAGCACCTACGAGGGTGGCTACCGCGGCGTGTTTGCCAACAAGCTGAGCGTAGACATCAACTACTTCCGCAGCCAGTACAACGACTTCATCGGTGGCCGCCGCTTTATCGGCAACACCAACGGCACGCGCCCCACGCCGCAGGAGTTGCAGGCCGCGGCGCCCCAGTTCCAGAACAAGGCCCTGCCCACCCGCGTGCTGCAGGTTTGGACGAACGCCGACCAGGAGGTACGCACGCAAGGCGCCGCCCTGGGCCTGAGCTACAACGTAGCCAAGCCCCTGACCGTGACGGCCAACTACTCGCTGAACGTGCTCGACCGCTCGAACATCGCCGACCCCGAGTTCCAGACGTACTTCAACACGCCCAAGCACAAGTACAACGTGGGTGCCAACGGCGCTACCGGCCAGTTTAGCTACTCGCTGAATTACCGCTGGGCCCAAGGCCACCTCTACGAAACGCCGTTTGCCATTGGCGAGCTGAGCGACTACAGCGCCCTCGATGCTTACGTAGGCTACGCCCTGCCCAAGCTCGCAAGCACGCTGCAGGTAGGCGCTTCGAACATTCTGGACAGCAATAACGTGCAGATTTACGGTGGGCCGCAAATCGGCCGCCTGGCTTACGTAGGCCTGCTCGTCGACATTAAGTAA
- a CDS encoding FAD-dependent oxidoreductase, which translates to MTTNATPPNAARNQTEKEQLTVMGGGLVGSLLSLYLARHGHRVQVFERRPDPRRAGAAAGRSINLALSDRGWRALEGIGIADAVREVAIPMYGRVMHDAQGKLSYQPYGQPGQGIYSVSRGGLNRRLLDLAEAEPHIQLNFGQQCLEVDLRGQQLHLRDSATGEEKHLGYQRLFGTDGAFSAVRGSMQRTDRFDYSQSYLEYGYKELTIAPAADGTWQLEKHALHIWPRGRYMMIALPNLDGTFTCTLFFPFEGEESFAALRTPEQVQAFFERVFPDAVPLMPELLADFFENPTSSLVTVKCFPWMHEDNVVLLGDAAHAIVPFYGQGMNAGFEDCTVLDELLTQHPGNWGTVFREFQRLRKPNADAIADLAVYNFVEMRDKVADPRFLLQKKIESKIAAQYPDQWLPLYSQVTFSHRPYAEAWANGQRQDAIMSRLMARIQSEEDYDRPEVQQLVQQEMAQVVR; encoded by the coding sequence ATGACCACCAACGCCACCCCACCCAACGCAGCCCGCAACCAAACTGAAAAAGAGCAGCTTACCGTAATGGGCGGAGGCTTGGTAGGTTCGCTGCTGAGCTTGTACCTGGCGCGGCACGGGCACCGGGTGCAGGTGTTCGAGCGGCGCCCCGATCCGCGCCGCGCCGGTGCAGCCGCTGGCCGCTCCATCAACCTCGCGTTGTCCGACCGCGGGTGGCGGGCCCTGGAGGGCATCGGCATTGCCGATGCCGTGCGCGAGGTGGCCATTCCGATGTACGGCCGCGTGATGCACGACGCGCAGGGCAAGCTCAGCTACCAGCCCTACGGGCAGCCCGGGCAGGGAATTTATTCGGTGTCGCGGGGTGGGCTCAACCGCCGTCTGCTCGATTTGGCCGAGGCCGAGCCCCACATTCAGCTCAACTTTGGGCAGCAGTGCCTGGAGGTTGATTTGCGCGGGCAGCAGCTGCACTTGCGCGACAGCGCTACCGGCGAAGAAAAGCACCTAGGGTACCAGCGGCTGTTCGGTACCGACGGCGCTTTTTCGGCCGTGCGTGGCTCCATGCAGCGCACCGATCGGTTCGACTACTCGCAATCGTACCTCGAGTACGGGTACAAGGAGCTGACCATTGCGCCCGCCGCCGACGGCACCTGGCAGCTCGAAAAGCACGCCCTGCACATTTGGCCGCGCGGGCGCTACATGATGATTGCCCTGCCCAACCTCGACGGCACCTTCACGTGCACACTGTTCTTTCCCTTTGAGGGCGAGGAGTCGTTTGCCGCGTTGCGCACGCCCGAGCAGGTGCAGGCGTTTTTCGAGCGGGTATTTCCGGATGCCGTGCCGCTGATGCCCGAGCTGCTGGCAGACTTCTTCGAGAACCCCACGTCGTCGCTCGTCACGGTAAAATGCTTTCCGTGGATGCACGAGGACAACGTGGTGCTGCTCGGCGACGCTGCCCACGCCATTGTGCCGTTTTATGGGCAGGGCATGAACGCCGGCTTCGAGGATTGCACCGTGCTCGATGAACTGCTGACGCAGCACCCCGGCAACTGGGGCACGGTGTTCCGGGAGTTCCAGCGCCTGCGCAAGCCCAACGCCGACGCCATTGCCGATCTGGCCGTTTACAACTTCGTGGAGATGCGCGACAAGGTAGCCGACCCACGCTTTTTGCTGCAGAAAAAAATCGAAAGCAAGATTGCCGCACAGTACCCCGATCAGTGGCTGCCGCTGTACTCGCAGGTAACCTTCTCGCACCGCCCCTACGCCGAAGCCTGGGCCAACGGCCAGCGGCAGGATGCCATCATGAGCCGCCTGATGGCGCGCATCCAAAGCGAGGAAGACTACGACCGCCCGGAGGTGCAGCAACTGGTGCAGCAGGAAATGGCGCAGGTTGTTAGGTGA
- the rpoN gene encoding RNA polymerase factor sigma-54, whose amino-acid sequence MQRLDMKQLLSQKLSPQQIQFIKLLQIPTAELEMRIKEELEANPALEEGDAEEADMADEEADDDFGDDQDDADEAPAEGEEYDNDENTLDEDFDETPEPELELPRDEDTSETKDSDDLDLEDYLNDDEIAGYKMQGDNGGDEEERDMPLADTSSTLTDSLFEQLRFMDLDEKHEAIGRQLIGSIDADGYIRRDLGAIANDLAFSQNIEATEAEIEQALRLIQTFDPPGIGARDLRECLLLQLDRRPHDDVVEHAQRILEETFDEFTKKHYPKIQQRLDLSDEEIKEAIGLILKLNPKPGGSDPTGGGRVQYIIPDFILTNDNGELHLTLNARNAPDLRVSRDYQEMFQAYDKGAKKDKKLKEAVTFVKQKLDAAKWFIDAIKQRQQTLLRTMDAIVRYQKDFFLEGDESKLRPMILKDIAQEIGMDISTVSRVANSKAVQTEFGIYPLKYFFSEGIATDSGEDASSREVKHILKEIIEAEDKRRPLSDDKLEKMLNTRGYNIARRTVAKYREQLNIPVARLRKEL is encoded by the coding sequence ATGCAACGACTAGACATGAAACAGCTTCTCTCGCAGAAGCTGTCGCCCCAACAAATACAGTTTATCAAGCTGCTGCAGATACCCACTGCCGAGCTTGAAATGCGCATTAAAGAAGAGCTGGAAGCCAACCCCGCGCTGGAAGAAGGCGACGCGGAGGAGGCCGACATGGCCGATGAAGAAGCCGACGACGATTTCGGCGACGACCAGGACGACGCCGACGAAGCCCCGGCTGAAGGCGAAGAGTACGACAACGACGAGAACACCCTCGACGAAGACTTCGACGAAACACCCGAGCCCGAGCTGGAACTGCCCCGCGACGAGGACACGAGCGAAACCAAGGACTCGGACGACCTGGACCTGGAAGACTACCTCAACGACGACGAAATTGCCGGCTACAAAATGCAGGGCGACAACGGCGGCGACGAGGAGGAACGCGACATGCCCCTGGCCGATACCAGCAGCACGCTCACCGACTCGCTGTTCGAGCAGCTGCGCTTTATGGACCTCGACGAAAAGCACGAGGCCATTGGCCGGCAGCTGATTGGCTCGATCGACGCCGACGGCTATATCCGGCGCGACTTAGGCGCCATTGCCAACGACCTGGCCTTCTCGCAGAACATCGAAGCCACCGAGGCCGAGATTGAGCAGGCCTTGCGCCTGATCCAGACGTTCGACCCGCCCGGCATCGGTGCCCGCGACCTGCGCGAGTGCCTGCTGCTGCAGCTCGATCGGCGCCCCCACGACGACGTGGTGGAGCACGCGCAGCGCATTCTGGAGGAAACCTTCGACGAGTTCACAAAAAAACACTACCCCAAAATTCAGCAGCGGCTTGACCTCTCGGACGAGGAAATCAAGGAGGCCATCGGACTGATACTGAAGCTCAACCCCAAGCCCGGCGGCTCCGACCCCACGGGCGGCGGCCGGGTGCAGTACATCATTCCCGACTTCATCCTGACCAACGACAACGGCGAGCTGCACCTAACCCTGAACGCGCGCAACGCGCCCGACCTGCGCGTAAGCCGCGACTATCAGGAGATGTTCCAGGCCTACGACAAGGGGGCCAAGAAGGACAAGAAGCTGAAAGAGGCCGTAACCTTCGTGAAGCAGAAGCTCGACGCGGCCAAGTGGTTTATCGACGCCATTAAGCAGCGCCAGCAAACTCTGCTGCGCACCATGGATGCCATTGTGCGCTACCAGAAGGATTTCTTCCTGGAAGGCGACGAAAGCAAGCTGCGCCCGATGATTCTGAAAGACATTGCCCAGGAAATCGGCATGGACATCAGTACGGTGAGCCGGGTGGCCAACTCCAAGGCCGTGCAAACGGAGTTCGGTATCTACCCGCTTAAGTACTTCTTCTCCGAAGGCATTGCCACCGACTCGGGCGAGGATGCTTCGAGCCGCGAGGTGAAGCACATCCTGAAGGAAATCATTGAGGCCGAAGACAAGCGCCGGCCGCTGTCGGACGACAAGCTGGAGAAGATGCTGAACACCCGCGGCTACAACATTGCCCGCCGCACCGTGGCCAAGTACCGCGAGCAGCTGAACATTCCGGTGGCGCGCCTGCGCAAGGAGCTGTAA
- the asnS gene encoding asparagine--tRNA ligase — translation MSVRRSSVEALLASQELDREVLVKGWVRTRRGNKYVQFIAVNDGSTINNLQVVADAEKFPEETLKDVATGACVAVRGTLVASQGKGQSVEIQASEIEVLGKADPETYPLQKKGHSLEFLREIAHLRPRTNTFGAVLRLRHALAFAVHQYFNDRGFFYVHTPIITGSDAEGAGQMFRVTTLPEQNPPLNEQGQVDYKEDFFGKATNLTVSGQLEGEVAAMALGKVYTFGPTFRAENSNTARHLAEFWMIEPEMAFYELEDNMDLAEDFLKYLVRYALEKCPADLQFLNDQYDKELLGRLQFVIDNDFQRLTYTEAVEILKSAKQKFEFPVDWGTDLQSEHERYLVEKHFKKPVILTNYPKDIKAFYMKLDEDGRTVRAMDVLFPGIGEIIGGSQREEDLGKLQQRMQEMHVPEEDLWWYLDLRRFGSAPHAGFGLGFERLVLFVTGMANIRDVIPFPRFPKNAEF, via the coding sequence ATGTCCGTCAGAAGATCAAGCGTAGAAGCACTGCTCGCTAGCCAGGAGCTGGACCGCGAAGTGCTCGTGAAAGGCTGGGTACGCACCCGCCGCGGCAACAAATACGTGCAGTTTATCGCCGTGAACGACGGCTCCACGATTAATAACCTGCAGGTAGTAGCCGACGCTGAGAAGTTTCCGGAGGAGACGCTGAAGGACGTGGCCACCGGCGCCTGCGTGGCCGTGCGCGGCACCCTGGTAGCCTCGCAGGGCAAGGGCCAGTCGGTTGAAATTCAGGCTTCGGAGATTGAAGTGCTGGGCAAAGCCGACCCCGAAACCTACCCGCTGCAGAAGAAAGGCCACTCGCTGGAGTTCCTGCGCGAAATTGCGCACCTGCGCCCCCGCACCAACACCTTTGGCGCGGTGCTGCGCCTGCGCCACGCGCTGGCCTTTGCCGTGCATCAGTACTTCAACGACCGCGGCTTCTTCTACGTGCACACGCCCATCATCACCGGCTCCGATGCCGAGGGTGCCGGCCAGATGTTCCGCGTAACCACGCTGCCCGAGCAAAACCCGCCCCTCAACGAGCAGGGCCAGGTAGACTATAAAGAAGACTTCTTCGGCAAGGCTACCAACCTCACGGTTTCGGGCCAGCTGGAGGGCGAAGTAGCCGCCATGGCCCTGGGCAAGGTGTACACCTTCGGCCCCACGTTCCGCGCCGAAAACAGCAACACGGCCCGCCACCTGGCCGAGTTCTGGATGATTGAGCCGGAAATGGCCTTCTACGAGCTCGAAGACAACATGGACCTGGCCGAGGACTTCCTGAAGTACCTCGTGCGCTACGCCCTCGAGAAGTGCCCCGCCGACCTGCAGTTCCTCAACGACCAATACGACAAGGAGCTCTTAGGTCGTTTGCAGTTCGTAATTGACAACGACTTCCAGCGCCTCACCTACACCGAGGCCGTGGAAATCCTGAAATCGGCCAAGCAGAAGTTCGAGTTCCCCGTGGACTGGGGCACCGACCTGCAGTCGGAGCACGAGCGTTACCTGGTAGAGAAGCATTTCAAGAAGCCGGTAATCCTGACGAACTATCCGAAGGACATCAAGGCCTTCTACATGAAGCTCGACGAGGACGGCCGCACCGTGCGCGCCATGGACGTGCTGTTCCCCGGCATCGGCGAAATCATTGGCGGCTCGCAGCGCGAGGAAGACCTAGGGAAACTGCAGCAGCGCATGCAGGAAATGCACGTGCCCGAAGAAGACCTGTGGTGGTACCTCGACCTGCGCCGCTTCGGCTCGGCCCCGCACGCTGGTTTTGGCCTGGGCTTCGAGCGCCTGGTGCTGTTCGTGACGGGTATGGCGAATATCCGCGACGTGATTCCCTTCCCGCGCTTCCCGAAGAACGCGGAGTTTTAA
- the uvrA gene encoding excinuclease ABC subunit UvrA has protein sequence MAKKKTAAAAAAVAPASAPTSATASAAADASVVTVDVQPVGSNGSVSAYHSSAATIEAPFIEVYGAREHNLKNVSIQIPRGKLVVFTGISGSGKSSLAFDTIYAEGQRRYMETFSAYARSFMGGLERPDVDKIEGLSPVISIEQKTTSRNPRSTVGTITEIYDFLRLFYARTAEAFSYVTGKKMIRQSDDQIINYILKHFDGKKLVVLAPVVKGRKGHYRELFQQVAKLGFTKVRVDGELLDITPKMQLDRYKIHDIEIVIDRLVVKEDDRFRLSGSMQNALTHGKGTALVLDTDANKTQFFSRFLMDPATGIAYDDPAPNTFSFNSPYGACPTCNGLGEIQQITEETVMPDPKLSISRGGIAPLGEYRDIWIFQQLNLILKKNKASLTTPIEKLPRELVERLLNGMPEEEDDKKKGTYTEPFEGIIPFLQRQMDSESENIREWIQQYTQAIECPECQGFRLKKESLHFKIDQKHIGELSVMDIGELSRWFEGLEERLSERQNLIARELLKEIRKRIGFLLEVGLEYLNLHRSVRTLSGGESQRIRLATQIGTQLVGVLYIMDEPSIGLHQRDNERLINALKHLRDLGNSIIVVEHDKDMILHADHVLDIGPGAGIHGGHVVAEGEPDAFLRSGSLTAQYLSGEKHIELRKKKRVGEGNELVLKGAKGHNLKNVTLKVPLGKLVAVTGVSGSGKSSLIHDTLYPILNRHFFNAKREPLAFQTIEGLEHIDKVIEVDQSPIGRTPRSNPATYTGVFTEIRQLFSNLPEAKIRGYGPGRFSFNVKGGRCETCEGAGLRTIEMNFLPDVHVQCETCKGRRYNRETLEVRFKGKSITDVLDMTIEKAVEFFENQPRILRKIKTLADVGLGYITLGQQATTLSGGEAQRVKLATELSKKDTGKTFYILDEPTTGLHFEDIRHLSDVLQKLADKGNTVLIIEHNLDLIKVADHIIDLGPEGGAGGGTIVAQGTPEQVAKVKKSHTARFLAEELKVSKYAEEKPGKAEEAA, from the coding sequence ATGGCTAAGAAAAAAACGGCGGCTGCGGCTGCTGCGGTTGCTCCGGCTTCGGCCCCCACGTCTGCCACGGCTTCGGCCGCTGCTGATGCTTCTGTTGTAACGGTTGACGTACAGCCCGTGGGCTCCAACGGCTCGGTTTCGGCTTACCACTCGTCGGCGGCTACCATCGAGGCGCCTTTTATCGAGGTGTACGGCGCGCGCGAGCACAACCTCAAGAACGTATCCATTCAGATTCCGCGCGGCAAGCTGGTGGTGTTCACGGGTATTTCGGGCTCGGGCAAGTCGTCGTTGGCGTTCGATACCATTTACGCCGAAGGCCAGCGCCGCTACATGGAGACGTTTTCGGCCTACGCCCGCTCGTTTATGGGCGGGCTGGAGCGGCCCGATGTCGACAAGATCGAAGGCCTGTCGCCGGTTATCAGCATCGAGCAGAAGACGACCTCGCGCAACCCGCGCTCCACGGTGGGCACCATCACCGAGATTTACGACTTTCTGCGCCTGTTCTACGCCCGCACGGCCGAGGCTTTCAGCTACGTGACGGGCAAGAAGATGATCCGGCAGTCGGACGACCAGATCATCAACTACATCCTCAAGCACTTCGACGGCAAAAAGCTGGTGGTGCTGGCGCCGGTGGTAAAGGGCCGCAAAGGCCACTACCGCGAGCTGTTTCAGCAAGTGGCCAAGCTGGGCTTTACGAAGGTGCGGGTTGATGGCGAGCTGCTCGACATCACGCCCAAGATGCAGCTCGACCGCTACAAAATTCACGACATCGAAATCGTGATTGACCGGCTGGTGGTGAAGGAAGACGACCGGTTCCGCCTGTCGGGTTCGATGCAGAACGCCCTGACGCACGGCAAAGGCACCGCCTTAGTGCTCGACACCGACGCCAACAAAACGCAGTTCTTCTCGCGCTTTCTGATGGACCCGGCTACCGGCATTGCTTACGACGACCCGGCGCCCAACACCTTCTCCTTCAACTCGCCCTACGGTGCCTGCCCCACTTGCAACGGCCTAGGTGAGATTCAGCAGATTACGGAGGAGACCGTGATGCCCGACCCCAAGCTGAGCATCAGCCGCGGCGGCATTGCGCCCCTAGGTGAGTACCGCGACATCTGGATTTTTCAGCAGCTGAACCTGATTCTGAAGAAGAACAAGGCCTCACTGACCACGCCCATCGAGAAGCTGCCGCGCGAGCTGGTGGAGCGCCTGCTGAACGGCATGCCCGAAGAGGAGGACGATAAGAAAAAGGGCACCTACACCGAGCCGTTCGAAGGCATCATCCCGTTTCTGCAGCGGCAGATGGATTCCGAATCGGAGAACATCCGCGAGTGGATTCAGCAGTACACCCAGGCCATTGAGTGCCCCGAGTGCCAGGGCTTCCGCCTGAAAAAGGAGTCGCTGCACTTCAAAATCGACCAGAAGCACATTGGCGAGCTGTCGGTGATGGACATTGGCGAGCTGAGCCGCTGGTTTGAAGGGCTGGAAGAGCGCCTGTCGGAGCGCCAGAACCTGATTGCCCGCGAGCTGCTGAAGGAGATTCGCAAGCGCATCGGCTTCCTGCTCGAAGTGGGCTTGGAGTACCTGAACCTGCACCGCTCGGTGCGCACGCTCTCGGGCGGCGAGTCGCAGCGCATTCGTTTGGCTACCCAAATCGGTACCCAGCTGGTGGGCGTGCTCTACATCATGGACGAGCCCAGCATCGGCCTGCACCAGCGCGACAACGAACGCCTCATCAACGCCCTCAAGCACCTGCGCGACCTAGGCAACTCCATCATTGTGGTGGAGCACGACAAGGACATGATTCTGCACGCCGACCACGTGCTGGACATCGGCCCCGGCGCCGGCATTCACGGCGGGCACGTGGTAGCCGAAGGCGAGCCCGACGCTTTCCTGCGCAGCGGCTCGCTTACGGCGCAGTACCTCAGCGGCGAAAAGCACATTGAGCTGCGCAAGAAAAAGCGCGTGGGCGAGGGCAACGAGCTGGTGCTGAAAGGCGCCAAAGGCCACAACCTGAAGAACGTAACCCTGAAGGTGCCCCTGGGTAAGCTGGTAGCCGTTACGGGCGTATCGGGCTCGGGCAAGTCGTCGCTCATCCACGACACTTTGTACCCTATCCTCAACCGCCACTTCTTCAACGCCAAGCGCGAGCCGCTTGCCTTCCAAACCATTGAAGGCCTCGAGCACATCGACAAGGTAATTGAGGTGGATCAGTCGCCGATTGGGCGCACGCCGCGCTCCAACCCGGCTACGTACACGGGCGTGTTCACCGAAATCCGCCAGCTGTTCTCCAACCTGCCCGAAGCCAAAATTCGCGGCTACGGCCCGGGGCGTTTCTCGTTCAACGTAAAGGGCGGCCGCTGCGAAACATGCGAGGGCGCGGGCCTGCGCACCATCGAGATGAACTTCTTGCCCGACGTGCACGTGCAGTGCGAAACCTGCAAGGGCCGCCGCTACAACCGCGAAACCTTGGAGGTGCGCTTCAAGGGCAAGAGCATCACCGACGTGCTCGACATGACCATTGAGAAGGCGGTGGAGTTCTTCGAAAACCAGCCCCGCATTCTGCGCAAAATCAAGACCCTGGCTGACGTGGGCCTGGGCTACATCACCCTAGGTCAGCAGGCTACCACGCTGAGCGGGGGCGAGGCGCAGCGCGTGAAGCTGGCCACCGAGCTGAGCAAAAAGGACACTGGCAAGACCTTCTACATCCTCGACGAGCCTACCACCGGTTTGCACTTCGAGGACATTCGTCACCTATCGGATGTGTTGCAGAAGCTGGCCGACAAGGGCAACACGGTGCTCATCATCGAGCACAACCTCGACCTGATTAAGGTAGCCGACCACATCATCGACCTAGGGCCCGAAGGCGGCGCTGGCGGCGGCACGATTGTGGCGCAAGGCACGCCCGAGCAGGTAGCCAAGGTGAAGAAGAGCCATACGGCGCGTTTTCTGGCCGAGGAGCTCAAGGTCAGCAAGTACGCCGAAGAGAAGCCCGGAAAAGCCGAAGAAGCTGCCTAA
- a CDS encoding DUF4142 domain-containing protein, with product MKKLFLPALLSAALLASTAACTDNKGGQADETATANNNADDNYMGNGTDGTANASNDGDTTGQGAGMSADSRTAPMGMNANNSGETMPHKDDADFMKSAAHSDQNEIQLSRLVLEKGVTGMAKDHANMMITDHTKSTTELKAIAKKKGVTLPTDMDAEHKAIADEMRKLGGEQLAQRFMQQMVTDHQKTLNTMQAHLQMTQDADIKGFITKTTPVIQKHLDTSKEHSNMKM from the coding sequence ATGAAAAAGCTATTTCTGCCGGCGCTGCTCAGCGCAGCGCTGCTGGCCAGCACCGCCGCCTGTACCGACAACAAAGGCGGCCAGGCCGACGAAACCGCCACGGCCAACAACAACGCCGACGATAACTACATGGGCAACGGCACCGATGGCACGGCCAACGCCTCGAACGATGGCGACACCACCGGCCAGGGCGCGGGCATGTCGGCCGACAGCCGCACGGCCCCCATGGGTATGAACGCCAACAACTCGGGCGAAACCATGCCGCACAAAGACGACGCGGATTTCATGAAATCGGCGGCGCACAGCGACCAGAACGAAATTCAGTTGAGCCGCCTGGTGCTGGAAAAAGGCGTGACGGGCATGGCCAAGGACCACGCCAACATGATGATTACCGACCACACCAAGTCGACAACGGAACTGAAGGCCATTGCCAAGAAAAAGGGCGTAACCTTGCCCACCGACATGGACGCCGAGCACAAAGCCATTGCCGACGAGATGCGCAAGCTGGGCGGCGAACAGCTGGCCCAACGCTTTATGCAGCAGATGGTAACCGACCACCAGAAAACCCTGAACACCATGCAGGCCCACCTGCAGATGACGCAGGATGCGGATATTAAGGGCTTCATCACCAAAACCACGCCCGTGATTCAGAAGCACCTCGACACCTCGAAGGAGCACAGCAACATGAAAATGTAA